The proteins below come from a single Fusobacteriaceae bacterium genomic window:
- a CDS encoding ABC transporter substrate-binding protein, translating into MKNLRIFGNTAVKLFALILLATLSFPTFGAGKEKVIRSTMNMDIDGLNPYKIVSSASEEVTWNVFEGLVKPSETGGIKPAVAESYTVSDDGLTYTFKIRKGIKFHNGNPLDIKDVEYSLNVMTGRTGEKMASVEFELVDKIVVKSEDEISIVLKQPNVSFIYAMIEGIVPDENAGNLDKKAIGTGPYKISEYEREYGLVLERFDDYWGEKPQVTRVELVVTPDAEIRFLKLLSGEINLLASGVDAKRLGELKNQEIVNGPQNLVQLLALNHKFKPFSDKRVREAINLAIDKKKLIEIMGGQGIPLETNMSPVMKDVYVGDIGQKVDPARAKALLKEAGYENLKFTVRVPSNYAYHVNTAQVIVEQLKEIGVVMQIETIEWATWLDDVYAKRNFEATIIGFSGKLDPDAVLRRYTSDYERNMVNYENPEYDKLIKTAKVTVDDAARIAMYKKAQEILRDDFVSVFITDPGTMIAVQKGIKGYVIYPIPFVDYSKLIIED; encoded by the coding sequence ATGAAGAACCTGAGAATATTTGGCAACACGGCGGTAAAACTATTCGCTTTGATTTTGTTGGCGACCTTGAGTTTCCCGACCTTCGGGGCCGGAAAGGAAAAAGTCATCAGAAGCACGATGAATATGGACATAGACGGGCTGAATCCCTACAAAATTGTCTCGAGCGCGTCGGAAGAAGTGACGTGGAATGTATTTGAAGGACTCGTAAAGCCGTCGGAAACGGGCGGCATAAAGCCTGCGGTGGCCGAAAGCTACACGGTTTCCGATGACGGACTTACCTATACGTTCAAGATCCGGAAGGGGATCAAGTTCCATAATGGCAATCCGCTGGACATCAAGGACGTCGAATATTCGCTCAACGTCATGACCGGCAGAACCGGCGAGAAAATGGCCAGCGTCGAATTTGAGCTCGTGGACAAAATCGTCGTGAAAAGCGAAGATGAGATCAGTATTGTGCTGAAACAACCCAACGTATCGTTTATTTACGCGATGATCGAGGGCATCGTGCCCGATGAAAACGCGGGCAACCTCGATAAAAAGGCTATCGGCACCGGTCCCTACAAGATCAGTGAATATGAGCGCGAATACGGACTGGTTTTGGAGCGCTTTGATGACTATTGGGGCGAAAAGCCGCAGGTGACGCGTGTTGAGCTCGTCGTGACGCCCGACGCGGAAATCCGCTTTTTGAAGTTGCTTTCGGGGGAAATCAATCTTCTGGCCTCGGGCGTGGACGCAAAACGCCTCGGGGAACTGAAAAATCAAGAAATCGTCAACGGCCCCCAGAATCTCGTGCAGCTGCTGGCTTTGAACCACAAATTCAAACCATTTTCCGACAAACGGGTCCGGGAGGCCATCAACCTCGCCATTGACAAGAAAAAACTCATTGAGATCATGGGCGGGCAGGGCATTCCGCTGGAAACGAACATGAGCCCGGTCATGAAGGACGTCTATGTGGGCGATATCGGCCAGAAAGTGGATCCGGCCCGGGCAAAGGCCCTGTTGAAGGAAGCGGGCTATGAAAATCTCAAATTTACGGTACGGGTACCGAGCAATTACGCCTATCACGTGAATACGGCCCAGGTCATCGTGGAGCAGTTGAAGGAAATCGGCGTCGTCATGCAGATCGAGACCATCGAGTGGGCCACATGGCTGGACGACGTCTACGCCAAGCGCAACTTTGAGGCCACGATCATCGGCTTCAGCGGAAAACTGGACCCCGACGCCGTTTTGCGGCGCTATACGTCCGATTATGAGCGCAACATGGTCAACTATGAGAATCCCGAATACGACAAGCTCATCAAGACCGCCAAAGTCACCGTAGACGACGCGGCCCGGATCGCCATGTACAAAAAGGCCCAGGAAATCCTGCGGGACGACTTTGTCTCGGTGTTCATCACCGATCCCGGCACGATGATCGCCGTGCAAAAAGGAATCAAGGGCTATGTAATTTACCCGATTCCCTTCGTTGACTATTCAAAACTGATCATCGAAGACTGA